The Pseudomonadota bacterium genome includes a region encoding these proteins:
- a CDS encoding two pore domain potassium channel family protein: MLAIILHFEVIASLNRWGAGKRLSRRGRSHHHHRPTLLLVMFALLLAHVAEIWLFGLAYWGLLSAADLGVIEGYEALNFLDCVYFSATTYTTVGWGDLYAVGPIRFLAGTEALVGFMLITWSASFVYLIMARTWGDEEPRL; this comes from the coding sequence ATGCTGGCGATCATACTGCACTTCGAAGTAATCGCCAGTCTCAACCGCTGGGGGGCCGGCAAGCGCCTAAGCCGCCGCGGGCGCAGCCATCATCACCACCGCCCGACCCTGCTGCTGGTGATGTTCGCGCTGCTGCTGGCGCATGTTGCCGAAATCTGGCTGTTCGGCCTGGCCTACTGGGGCCTGCTATCAGCCGCGGATCTTGGCGTCATCGAGGGTTACGAGGCGCTCAACTTTCTCGACTGCGTGTACTTTTCGGCCACCACCTACACCACCGTCGGCTGGGGCGACCTTTACGCCGTCGGACCAATCCGGTTCCTGGCGGGCACCGAAGCCCTGGTCGGCTTCATGCTGATCACCTGGTCAGCCAGCTTCGTCTACCTGATCATGGCTCGTACCTGGGGCGACGAAGAACCCAGGCTGTAG
- the kbl gene encoding glycine C-acetyltransferase — protein MSDPATFRRLQDELAQIEADGLYKRERQITTPQRVEIETLEGGRVLNFCANNYLGLADHPEVIAAAKAALDDHGFGLASVRFICGTQDLHKQLEKTIAAFFGKDDAILYAACFDANGGLFEPLLGPEDAIISDQLNHASIIDGVRLCKAERHRYPNSDMDALEDILQATQNKRTRLIATDGVFSMDGFVAKLDEITALAEKYDALVMVDDCHATGFFGPTGRGSAEHHGVMDKVDIFTSTLGKALGGGMGGFTVARQPVIDMLRQRSRPYLFSNSLAPHLVAASLKVFEMLTKSSALRDRVAENTRFFRQAMHEAGFDLLPGEHPIVPVMLHDAPLAQKMADELLAEGIYVIGFFYPVVPKGQARIRTQISAAHTREHLEQAVAAFTRVGKRLGVID, from the coding sequence ATGAGCGACCCCGCAACTTTCCGAAGACTTCAGGACGAACTCGCACAAATCGAAGCCGACGGGCTGTACAAGCGCGAGCGGCAGATCACCACGCCGCAGCGCGTCGAGATCGAAACGCTCGAGGGCGGCAGGGTGCTCAATTTCTGCGCTAACAACTACCTCGGCCTGGCTGACCACCCCGAGGTGATCGCCGCGGCCAAGGCCGCGCTCGACGATCACGGCTTCGGCCTGGCCTCGGTGCGCTTTATCTGCGGCACCCAGGATCTGCACAAGCAGCTCGAGAAGACCATTGCGGCGTTCTTCGGCAAGGACGACGCGATCCTGTATGCGGCCTGCTTCGATGCCAACGGCGGCCTGTTCGAACCACTGTTGGGGCCGGAGGACGCCATCATCTCCGACCAGCTCAACCACGCCTCGATCATCGACGGCGTGCGCCTGTGCAAGGCCGAGCGCCATCGCTACCCCAACTCCGACATGGACGCGCTCGAGGACATCCTCCAGGCCACGCAGAACAAGCGCACGCGCCTGATCGCCACCGACGGCGTGTTCTCCATGGACGGCTTTGTTGCCAAACTCGACGAGATCACCGCCCTGGCCGAAAAGTACGACGCCCTGGTGATGGTCGACGACTGTCACGCCACCGGCTTCTTCGGCCCGACCGGCCGCGGCTCGGCCGAGCACCACGGCGTGATGGACAAGGTCGACATCTTTACCTCCACCCTCGGCAAGGCACTGGGCGGCGGCATGGGCGGCTTCACCGTGGCCCGCCAGCCGGTCATCGACATGCTTCGGCAGCGCTCGCGGCCCTACCTGTTCTCGAATTCGCTCGCCCCGCACCTGGTCGCGGCCAGCCTCAAGGTGTTCGAAATGCTGACCAAATCGAGCGCGCTGCGCGACCGTGTCGCGGAAAACACGCGCTTTTTCCGCCAGGCCATGCACGAGGCCGGCTTCGATCTATTGCCGGGCGAGCACCCGATCGTGCCGGTGATGCTGCACGATGCCCCGCTGGCGCAGAAGATGGCCGATGAGCTGCTCGCCGAAGGGATCTACGTCATCGGCTTCTTCTACCCGGTCGTGCCGAAAGGCCAGGCGCGGATTCGCACGCAGATCTCGGCAGCGCACACGCGCGAGCACCTCGAGCAGGCCGTCGCGGCCTTCACCCGCGTGGGCAAGCGCCTGGGCGTGATCGATTGA
- the tdh gene encoding L-threonine 3-dehydrogenase has protein sequence MRALVKPTPEPGLELREVPVPKPGPNEVLIQIEKTAICGTDLHIYQWDEWSQRTIRPPLVLGHEFVGCIAALGSSVQGYEQGQRVSAEGHVVCGVCRNCRAGKPHLCPNTEGIGVNRDGGFAEYVVVPATNLWPIPDEIPSELAAFFDPFGNAAHCALQFDLVGEDVLITGAGPIGIIAAGIARHVGARHIVVSDVNDYRLQLARDMGATRTVNVGKENLRDIREELDIDGFDIGMEMSGNPQAFRDLLNLMYNGGKVALLGLLPKDAGVNWDQVIFKGLEVHGIYGRRMYETWYKMTQMVLTGFPLHKVLTHQIAIDDFETGFQLMASGQCGKVVCDWTGNIE, from the coding sequence ATGCGCGCCCTGGTCAAGCCGACCCCGGAACCTGGCCTGGAGCTGCGCGAGGTCCCGGTACCCAAACCCGGACCGAACGAGGTTCTGATCCAGATCGAGAAGACCGCCATCTGCGGGACGGATCTGCATATTTACCAGTGGGATGAGTGGTCGCAGCGCACGATCCGTCCGCCGCTGGTGCTCGGCCACGAGTTCGTCGGCTGCATTGCCGCACTGGGCTCCAGCGTACAGGGCTATGAACAGGGCCAGCGGGTCTCGGCCGAGGGCCACGTCGTCTGCGGCGTGTGCCGCAACTGCCGCGCCGGCAAACCGCACCTGTGCCCCAACACCGAGGGCATCGGGGTCAACCGCGACGGTGGCTTTGCCGAATACGTGGTGGTCCCGGCCACCAACCTGTGGCCGATTCCCGACGAGATCCCCTCGGAGCTGGCCGCCTTCTTCGACCCCTTCGGCAACGCTGCCCACTGCGCGCTGCAGTTCGACCTGGTCGGCGAGGACGTGCTGATCACCGGCGCGGGCCCGATCGGCATCATCGCCGCAGGTATCGCCAGGCACGTCGGTGCGCGCCACATCGTCGTCAGCGACGTCAACGACTATCGCCTGCAGCTGGCCCGCGACATGGGCGCGACGCGCACGGTCAACGTCGGCAAGGAAAACCTGCGCGACATCCGCGAGGAACTCGATATCGACGGTTTCGATATCGGCATGGAGATGTCGGGTAACCCGCAGGCCTTTCGCGATTTGCTCAATTTGATGTACAACGGTGGCAAGGTCGCCCTGCTCGGCCTGCTGCCGAAAGACGCCGGCGTCAACTGGGACCAGGTCATCTTCAAGGGCCTGGAAGTCCACGGCATCTACGGCCGGCGCATGTACGAAACCTGGTACAAGATGACCCAGATGGTGCTGACCGGCTTCCCGCTGCACAAGGTGCTCACCCACCAGATCGCCATCGATGATTTCGAAACCGGCTTCCAACTGATGGCCTCGGGCCAGTGCGGCAAGGTCGTCTGCGATTGGACGGGGAATATCGAATAG
- the radA gene encoding DNA repair protein RadA, with protein MARAKTTYTCRECGASFPKWSGQCPDCQAWNSMEEGVAEPTAAARGPKGRGNWSGTASVEVSNLAEVRAEAASDRLPSGLSELDRVLGGGLVPGSVVLLGGDPGIGKSTLLLQAQNALAQRHGSLYVTGEESAAQVAMRARRLGLDPARLDCLTETSLEIILATAAERRPAFMVVDSIQTLWTEALQSAPGAVAQVRECAARLVQFAKKTGCAVVLVGHVTKEGALAGPRVLEHMVDAVLYFESDSGSRYRLVRAVKNRFGAANELGVFAMTDKGLKAVANPSAIFLSGQQDPAPGSCVLVTREGTRPLMVEVQALVAPSSLSNPRRVAVGVDPNRLAMLLAVMNRHAGIVVGDQDVFVNVAGGMRISETASDLAIALALKSSLREKPLPKGLVAFGEVGLAGELRPVYNGEERLREAAGQGFDRALVPEGNLKGVKAKIAARGCRTLSDALDQV; from the coding sequence ATGGCCAGGGCGAAGACGACTTATACCTGCCGCGAATGCGGCGCGAGCTTTCCGAAGTGGTCGGGGCAATGCCCGGACTGTCAGGCGTGGAATTCCATGGAAGAGGGGGTGGCCGAGCCGACGGCTGCCGCCAGGGGACCGAAGGGGCGCGGTAACTGGTCGGGGACCGCTTCGGTCGAGGTCAGCAACCTGGCCGAGGTGCGGGCCGAGGCGGCCTCCGATCGCCTGCCTTCGGGGCTGAGTGAGCTCGATCGGGTGCTCGGCGGCGGTCTGGTGCCGGGCTCGGTGGTGCTGCTCGGCGGCGATCCCGGTATCGGCAAGTCGACGTTGCTGCTGCAGGCGCAGAATGCCCTGGCCCAGCGCCATGGCAGCCTGTATGTGACCGGCGAGGAATCGGCCGCGCAGGTGGCCATGCGCGCGCGTCGGCTGGGCCTCGATCCGGCGCGTCTGGACTGTCTGACCGAGACCAGCCTGGAGATCATTCTGGCCACGGCCGCCGAGCGTCGGCCGGCCTTTATGGTGGTCGATTCCATCCAGACTTTATGGACCGAGGCGCTGCAGTCCGCGCCGGGTGCGGTGGCCCAGGTACGCGAGTGCGCCGCGCGCCTGGTGCAGTTTGCCAAGAAGACCGGCTGCGCGGTGGTGCTGGTCGGCCACGTCACCAAGGAAGGCGCCCTGGCAGGACCCCGGGTACTCGAGCACATGGTCGATGCCGTGCTGTATTTCGAGTCGGATTCGGGCAGCCGCTATCGGCTGGTGCGGGCGGTCAAGAACCGTTTCGGTGCGGCCAACGAGCTGGGCGTGTTCGCCATGACCGACAAGGGCCTCAAGGCCGTTGCCAATCCTTCGGCCATCTTCCTGTCCGGACAGCAGGACCCGGCGCCGGGCAGCTGCGTGCTGGTCACCCGGGAAGGCACGCGGCCGCTGATGGTCGAGGTGCAGGCGCTGGTGGCACCGTCGAGCCTGTCGAACCCGCGCCGCGTGGCCGTGGGCGTGGACCCCAACCGTTTGGCCATGCTGTTGGCGGTGATGAACCGCCATGCGGGTATCGTGGTCGGGGATCAGGACGTGTTCGTCAATGTCGCCGGCGGCATGCGCATCAGCGAGACCGCCAGCGATCTGGCCATTGCCCTGGCGCTGAAATCCTCGTTGCGCGAAAAACCCCTGCCCAAGGGCCTGGTGGCTTTCGGCGAGGTCGGTTTGGCCGGCGAGCTGCGCCCGGTGTATAACGGAGAAGAGCGCCTGCGTGAAGCAGCCGGTCAGGGATTTGACCGTGCGTTGGTTCCGGAAGGCAATCTCAAGGGCGTCAAGGCGAAAATCGCCGCCAGGGGTTGCCGCACCCTGTCCGACGCGCTGGATCAGGTCTGA
- a CDS encoding YdbL family protein, whose product MNRLLSILSIGVALALAACVTINVYFPEAAAEQAADRFIRDVLGEETPAAPSTEPQALREWRWQALMPVSVAWAQSPDIDIDTPQIEAIKQRMAERQREHLAGWFDDGAIGFTRDGLIEIRDRSAVGLAERRNLERVVSEENADRSAVYREIAIANGHPEWEDDIRQTFARQWIANARSGWYYQTEDGGWTQK is encoded by the coding sequence GTGAATCGTTTGCTGTCCATCCTGTCGATTGGCGTAGCGCTGGCCCTGGCCGCCTGCGTGACGATCAATGTCTATTTCCCCGAAGCGGCGGCAGAGCAGGCCGCCGATCGCTTTATCCGCGACGTGCTCGGCGAGGAGACGCCCGCGGCCCCGAGCACTGAACCGCAGGCGCTGCGCGAGTGGCGCTGGCAGGCCCTGATGCCGGTTTCAGTGGCCTGGGCGCAGTCGCCCGATATCGATATTGATACGCCGCAGATCGAGGCGATCAAGCAGCGTATGGCCGAGCGCCAGCGTGAGCATCTGGCCGGCTGGTTCGATGACGGCGCCATCGGTTTCACGCGCGACGGGCTGATCGAGATTCGCGATCGCTCGGCCGTGGGCCTTGCCGAACGCCGCAACCTTGAACGCGTCGTCAGCGAAGAGAACGCCGACCGCAGCGCGGTCTACCGCGAGATTGCCATCGCCAACGGTCATCCGGAGTGGGAGGATGACATCCGCCAGACATTCGCCCGGCAGTGGATCGCCAATGCGCGGTCGGGGTGGTATTACCAGACCGAGGACGGGGGTTGGACGCAGAAATAG
- the rlmD gene encoding 23S rRNA (uracil(1939)-C(5))-methyltransferase RlmD, with amino-acid sequence MGRKRRRLPTEPVIVEISDLSHDGRGVGRHGEKAVFVHGALPGETVSAKIVGRNRRFDEALCEEVIAASPDRVEPACPWFDRCGGCALQHLDHTAQIEWKHKRLVDNLERIGQVSPGQWWDPISAEPWHYRRRSRLSARSVKGKGRVLVGFREPQGRFVADVGDCRVLHPDLSNRLESLSDLLGELSVHDAVPQIETASGDGASAIVVRHLRELTSDDVMKLKRWSDDNAIAVYLQPKGPDTVHRLWPETHELSYRLEDFDLDLAFHPQHFIQVNAAINRALVKRSVELLDPGRDDRVLDLFCGLGNFTLPLATRAGHVTGIEGATELIEAAGANARRNGIDNVELEVADLTENVSARPWYRAGFDGVLVDPPRSGALEILPMIAGSGARRVVYVSCNPGTLARDAGELVTRHGFRLAGAGIADMFPHTAHVESIALFERT; translated from the coding sequence ATGGGAAGAAAACGCCGGCGTTTGCCGACTGAACCGGTCATTGTTGAAATATCGGATCTTTCGCACGACGGGCGCGGGGTCGGGCGGCATGGCGAGAAGGCGGTGTTCGTGCATGGCGCGCTGCCGGGCGAGACCGTCTCGGCGAAGATTGTCGGACGTAACCGCCGTTTCGACGAGGCGCTTTGCGAGGAAGTGATTGCGGCATCGCCTGATCGGGTCGAGCCCGCGTGTCCCTGGTTCGACCGCTGCGGCGGCTGTGCGCTGCAGCATCTGGACCACACCGCCCAGATTGAGTGGAAGCACAAGCGCCTGGTCGACAATCTCGAGCGCATCGGCCAGGTCAGTCCCGGCCAATGGTGGGATCCGATCTCGGCCGAGCCCTGGCATTACCGGCGCCGCAGCCGCCTGAGCGCGCGCTCGGTGAAGGGAAAGGGCCGCGTGCTGGTCGGTTTTCGCGAGCCGCAGGGACGATTCGTGGCCGATGTCGGCGACTGTCGTGTGCTGCATCCGGATTTGAGCAACCGGCTCGAGAGCCTGTCGGATCTGCTCGGTGAGTTGTCAGTTCATGACGCGGTACCGCAGATAGAGACCGCCAGCGGTGACGGGGCGTCAGCGATTGTCGTCCGCCATCTGCGCGAGCTGACCTCCGACGACGTCATGAAGCTCAAGCGCTGGTCCGACGACAACGCCATCGCAGTTTATCTGCAGCCCAAGGGGCCGGATACGGTCCATCGCCTCTGGCCCGAGACGCACGAATTGAGCTATCGACTCGAGGACTTCGATCTCGATCTGGCCTTTCATCCCCAGCATTTCATCCAGGTCAACGCCGCCATCAACCGGGCCCTGGTCAAGCGGTCTGTCGAACTGCTCGACCCGGGTCGCGATGATCGCGTGCTCGATTTGTTCTGCGGCCTGGGCAACTTCACCCTGCCGCTGGCCACGCGCGCCGGTCATGTCACCGGCATCGAGGGTGCGACCGAGCTGATTGAGGCGGCCGGGGCCAATGCCCGGCGCAACGGCATCGACAATGTCGAGCTGGAAGTCGCCGACCTGACCGAGAATGTTTCGGCCCGGCCCTGGTACCGCGCGGGATTCGACGGCGTACTGGTCGATCCGCCGCGCAGCGGCGCCCTCGAGATCCTGCCAATGATTGCCGGCTCGGGTGCCCGACGCGTGGTCTACGTCTCCTGCAATCCGGGCACGCTGGCCAGGGATGCCGGTGAACTCGTGACCCGGCACGGCTTCCGGCTGGCCGGCGCAGGGATCGCCGACATGTTCCCGCACACCGCACACGTCGAATCCATCGCCCTGTTCGAGCGCACATGA
- the nagZ gene encoding beta-N-acetylhexosaminidase: protein MPLGPLIVGIDGTSLDEATAGMLRHPAVGGVILFSRNYDSPDQLRALCEEIRALRSPRLLLAVDQEGGRVQRFRDGFTPLPPLGVLGRWHASQPDRARDLAYRHGRVMAAEVLGHGVDLSFAPVLDLDRGSRVIGDRAMASDPAVVADLGAWYLAGMHDAGMCCCAKHFPGHGSVAEDSHESVVADPRGRAEIGMDLLPFQRLTKRIDSVMMAHVCYPAVDAAPAGYSRVWIGQVLRGDLDFGGIVISDDLDMAGASSAGTLSQRVGAALSAGCDAVLLCRPESVAELLSTSRWHWPALHRSLETLYGRPLATLAEQAQVPEFLAWRNSLQSLR from the coding sequence CTGCCCCTCGGGCCGCTGATCGTGGGCATCGACGGTACATCGCTCGACGAGGCCACTGCCGGGATGCTGCGGCATCCGGCGGTGGGCGGCGTGATTCTGTTTTCGCGCAATTACGATTCGCCCGATCAACTGCGCGCGCTTTGCGAAGAAATTCGCGCGCTGCGCTCACCGCGACTGCTGCTGGCGGTCGACCAGGAGGGCGGCCGGGTGCAGCGCTTCCGCGACGGTTTCACGCCGCTGCCGCCGCTGGGCGTGCTGGGGCGCTGGCACGCCTCGCAGCCCGACCGGGCGCGTGATCTGGCCTACCGCCACGGCCGGGTGATGGCCGCCGAAGTGCTCGGCCACGGCGTCGATCTGAGTTTTGCGCCGGTGCTCGATCTCGATCGCGGCAGCCGCGTGATCGGCGATCGCGCCATGGCCTCCGATCCGGCCGTGGTTGCCGATCTCGGCGCCTGGTACCTGGCCGGGATGCACGATGCGGGCATGTGCTGCTGCGCCAAGCATTTTCCGGGTCATGGCTCGGTCGCTGAAGATTCACATGAAAGCGTGGTCGCTGACCCTCGCGGCCGCGCGGAAATTGGCATGGACCTGCTGCCGTTTCAACGGCTGACCAAACGAATTGACAGCGTCATGATGGCGCACGTCTGTTATCCGGCAGTGGATGCGGCGCCGGCCGGCTACTCGCGGGTCTGGATCGGCCAGGTGTTGCGCGGAGACCTGGACTTTGGCGGGATCGTGATCTCCGACGATCTGGATATGGCCGGTGCATCGTCGGCTGGTACCCTGTCCCAACGGGTCGGTGCGGCGCTGTCGGCCGGTTGTGACGCCGTCCTGCTGTGCCGACCGGAATCGGTGGCCGAACTGTTGTCGACATCAAGGTGGCACTGGCCGGCGCTGCATCGCAGCCTGGAAACGCTCTACGGCCGCCCGCTTGCGACCCTGGCTGAACAGGCGCAGGTGCCCGAGTTCCTGGCCTGGCGCAATTCACTGCAGTCACTTCGCTAA
- a CDS encoding mechanosensitive ion channel family protein, with translation MEQLLENLDGVAGIPAWVIKAFLIILAALLLELLYRTFVGRLERLAERTAHLWDDAVVYAGRRPISLLIWWQGLVMAARVIEPHTQVFAFDSGLVNMIQQLGLVVAATWFFFRLSTGFENAFIEKRRRLDQQVDITTVTVLGRIVRIAVLLTGALTALSVLDIPISGFLAAGGVGGIAVGLAARDLLANFFGGFMVFMDRPFSVGDWVRSPDQNIEGTVEKIGWRMTTIRKFDKRPIYVPNATFTTITLENPSRMTHRRIFEHVGVRYDDFVRVESVVEKVRDYLLNHADIDTSQTTMVHMDRFGDSSIDIMIYCFTHTVVWTEYHRVRERVLLDIGRIITEHGAEIAFPTRTLKVEMVERLAREHDGQQETTS, from the coding sequence ATGGAACAGTTGCTGGAGAATCTGGACGGTGTGGCTGGGATACCAGCCTGGGTGATCAAGGCATTCCTGATCATTCTTGCCGCGCTGCTGCTCGAGCTGCTTTACCGAACCTTTGTCGGTCGCCTGGAGCGGCTCGCGGAACGTACGGCGCATCTGTGGGACGACGCGGTGGTCTACGCTGGCCGTCGGCCGATCTCATTGCTGATCTGGTGGCAGGGACTGGTCATGGCGGCGCGCGTCATCGAGCCGCACACCCAGGTGTTCGCCTTTGACAGTGGCCTGGTCAACATGATTCAGCAGCTCGGGTTGGTGGTTGCGGCAACCTGGTTCTTCTTTCGCCTGAGCACCGGCTTCGAGAACGCTTTCATCGAAAAGCGTCGCCGTCTCGACCAGCAAGTCGATATCACCACGGTAACGGTGCTGGGACGCATCGTGCGCATTGCCGTGTTGCTGACCGGTGCATTGACCGCGCTGAGCGTACTGGATATTCCGATTTCGGGCTTTTTGGCCGCCGGTGGTGTCGGTGGCATTGCCGTCGGCCTGGCGGCGCGTGATCTGCTGGCCAACTTCTTCGGCGGGTTCATGGTGTTCATGGACCGGCCGTTCTCGGTCGGTGACTGGGTGCGTTCGCCGGACCAGAACATCGAGGGTACGGTCGAGAAGATCGGCTGGCGCATGACCACCATCCGCAAGTTCGACAAGCGACCCATCTACGTGCCCAATGCGACATTCACCACCATCACACTCGAGAACCCCTCGCGCATGACTCATCGTCGCATTTTCGAGCATGTCGGTGTGCGCTACGACGACTTCGTCCGGGTCGAGTCCGTGGTTGAAAAGGTTCGCGACTACCTGCTCAACCACGCCGATATCGATACCAGCCAGACCACCATGGTTCACATGGACCGGTTTGGCGACAGTTCGATCGATATCATGATCTACTGCTTCACCCACACAGTGGTCTGGACCGAGTACCATCGCGTGCGTGAGCGCGTGTTGCTGGATATTGGCCGGATCATTACCGAACACGGTGCCGAGATTGCCTTTCCGACGCGTACGCTCAAGGTGGAAATGGTCGAACGGCTGGCGCGGGAGCACGACGGGCAGCAAGAGACGACATCATGA
- a CDS encoding hypoxanthine-guanine phosphoribosyltransferase (Catalyzes the salvage synthesis of inosine-5'-monophosphate (IMP) and guanosine-5'-monophosphate (GMP) from the purine bases hypoxanthine and guanine, respectively), with amino-acid sequence MKPMRQPPIENPSWPAGAERLVDAVTIADALDRQARRLNTLFPPETILSVVVLMKGGMYPAIELMRRLGRSLTVDYVHATRYRDTTRGGRIEWRHWPAIDQPARPVLLVDDIFDEGHTMAAVRDRLQAEGVESVTTAVLALKQHDRGLARDWVDDFALEVPDRYVFGCGMDYQGLWRQLDEIWALPS; translated from the coding sequence ATGAAGCCGATGCGACAGCCTCCGATCGAGAACCCAAGCTGGCCGGCCGGCGCCGAGCGACTTGTCGATGCAGTAACGATAGCCGATGCGCTGGATCGCCAGGCGCGACGTCTCAATACCCTCTTTCCGCCTGAGACCATTCTATCCGTGGTTGTGCTGATGAAAGGGGGTATGTATCCGGCCATCGAGCTAATGCGGCGCCTGGGCCGTTCGCTGACCGTCGACTACGTCCATGCAACCCGCTACCGGGACACGACTCGCGGGGGGCGGATCGAGTGGCGACATTGGCCGGCGATTGACCAGCCGGCGCGGCCTGTACTGTTGGTCGACGATATCTTCGACGAAGGGCATACCATGGCGGCGGTACGTGACCGTCTCCAGGCGGAGGGCGTCGAGTCGGTGACCACCGCTGTACTGGCACTCAAGCAGCACGACCGCGGGCTGGCTCGTGACTGGGTTGATGATTTTGCCCTGGAGGTGCCCGATCGCTACGTGTTCGGCTGCGGTATGGACTACCAGGGCCTGTGGCGCCAGCTTGACGAGATCTGGGCGCTCCCCTCATGA
- a CDS encoding S-methyl-5'-thioinosine phosphorylase — MSLAIIGGTGAVDLFEPGEIRRIETTYGQPSAAPCRVRIGQLSAWFLARHGRPHRIPPHCVNYRANIEALRSLGVRRVLALNAVGGIADSPGTGGLVIPDQVIDYTWGRPHTFSDGAHVPLKHIEFASPFDGPLRRAVLAAAGQADIAVHDGGCLAVTQGPRLETAAEVRRLARDGATLVGMTAMPEAALAREAGLDYLSLCIVANPAAGLGDEAISEAAIHAVLAGAMRRVHALLEALSVKEL, encoded by the coding sequence ATGAGCCTGGCGATCATCGGCGGGACCGGAGCAGTCGATCTGTTTGAACCGGGTGAAATTCGCCGGATCGAGACCACTTATGGGCAGCCCTCGGCGGCGCCATGTCGCGTGCGCATCGGACAGCTGTCGGCCTGGTTTCTTGCACGGCACGGCCGGCCCCACCGGATTCCGCCGCACTGCGTCAACTATCGTGCCAACATCGAGGCACTGCGCAGTCTTGGTGTGCGTCGCGTCCTGGCCCTGAACGCCGTCGGCGGGATCGCCGACAGCCCGGGTACCGGTGGGCTGGTGATACCCGACCAGGTTATTGACTACACCTGGGGACGCCCACATACCTTCAGCGACGGCGCCCACGTGCCGCTGAAGCATATCGAATTTGCCAGCCCGTTTGACGGGCCGCTTCGACGCGCCGTGCTGGCGGCTGCCGGTCAAGCGGACATTGCGGTACACGATGGCGGTTGTCTGGCCGTTACGCAGGGTCCGCGGCTTGAAACAGCGGCGGAAGTCCGGCGCCTGGCCCGGGATGGAGCAACGCTGGTCGGCATGACCGCCATGCCCGAGGCGGCGCTGGCACGCGAAGCGGGTCTGGATTACCTCAGCCTGTGTATCGTGGCCAACCCAGCGGCGGGACTGGGCGATGAGGCCATCAGCGAGGCTGCGATCCACGCCGTGCTGGCCGGCGCCATGCGTCGCGTTCATGCTCTGCTAGAAGCGCTCAGCGTGAAAGAATTGTGA